A window of the Streptomyces sp. NBC_01351 genome harbors these coding sequences:
- a CDS encoding MoaD/ThiS family protein: MATGTIRYWAAAKAAAKTAEEPYSARTLAEALDAVRERHPGELTRVLLRCSFLVNHEPVGKRPHDAVLLTEGGTVEVLPPFAGG, from the coding sequence GTGGCAACCGGAACCATCCGCTACTGGGCGGCGGCCAAGGCCGCGGCCAAGACGGCGGAGGAGCCGTACTCGGCGCGCACACTGGCCGAGGCGCTCGACGCCGTGCGGGAACGCCACCCCGGGGAACTGACCCGGGTCCTGCTGCGCTGCTCCTTCCTCGTGAACCACGAGCCGGTGGGCAAGCGCCCGCACGACGCCGTCCTGCTGACCGAGGGGGGCACCGTAGAGGTGCTCCCGCCGTTCGCGGGCGGGTGA
- a CDS encoding response regulator transcription factor, whose product MSSLLLLTNALQPSTEVLPALGLLLHNVRVAPAEGPALVDTPGADVILVDGRRDLPQVRSLCQLLRSTGPGCPLILVVTEGGLAAVTADWGIDDVLLDTAGPAEVEARLRLATGRQQLGSDDSPMEIRNGDLSVDEATYSAKLKGRVLDLTFKEFELLKYLAQHPGRVFTRAQLLQEVWGYDYFGGTRTVDVHVRRLRAKLGPEHESLIGTVRNVGYRFVTPEKVERAAAEAAAQAAAKAAAQASAQASAQAAAAVTRSAEDPVSIHSAGRPAQR is encoded by the coding sequence ATGAGCTCTCTCCTGCTGCTCACCAACGCCCTGCAGCCGTCCACCGAGGTGCTGCCCGCCCTCGGCCTGCTGCTGCACAACGTCCGGGTGGCCCCGGCCGAGGGACCGGCACTCGTGGACACCCCGGGCGCCGACGTGATCCTCGTGGACGGCCGCCGCGACCTGCCGCAAGTGCGGTCGCTGTGCCAGCTGCTCCGCTCCACCGGGCCGGGCTGCCCGCTGATCCTCGTCGTCACCGAGGGTGGTCTGGCCGCCGTCACCGCCGACTGGGGCATCGACGACGTACTGCTGGACACCGCGGGCCCCGCCGAGGTCGAGGCACGGCTGCGGCTGGCCACCGGCCGGCAGCAGCTGGGCTCGGACGACTCCCCGATGGAGATCCGCAACGGCGACCTGTCGGTCGACGAGGCCACGTACTCGGCGAAGCTGAAGGGCCGGGTCCTGGACCTGACCTTCAAGGAGTTCGAGCTGCTCAAATACCTCGCGCAGCACCCGGGCCGGGTCTTCACCCGCGCGCAGCTGCTCCAGGAGGTCTGGGGCTACGACTACTTCGGCGGCACCCGCACGGTCGACGTGCACGTACGACGGCTGCGCGCGAAACTCGGCCCCGAGCACGAGTCGCTGATCGGCACGGTCCGTAACGTCGGCTACCGGTTCGTGACCCCGGAGAAGGTGGAGCGGGCGGCGGCCGAAGCCGCGGCCCAGGCCGCCGCGAAGGCCGCCGCCCAGGCGTCCGCGCAGGCCTCGGCACAGGCCGCCGCGGCCGTCACCCGGTCGGCCGAAGATCCTGTGAGCATCCACTCGGCAGGACGCCCTGCCCAGAGGTAG
- a CDS encoding LacI family DNA-binding transcriptional regulator — protein MAKVTRDDVARLAGTSTAVVSYVINNGPRPVAPATRERVLAAIKDLGYRPDRVAQAMASRRTDLIGMIVPDARQPFFAEMAHAVEQAAADRGKMVLVGNSDYRTEREVHYLRAFLGMRVSGLILVSQGMSEQAASEIEAWDARVVLLHERPEAIDDVAVITDDIGGAQMATRHLLEHGHAYVACIGGVENTPSVGDPVADHVEGWRRAMLESGRSTEGRLIEAPYNRYDAYKVALDVLARPDRPTAIFCATDDQAIGVLRAARELRIDVPGELAVAGFDDVKEAALTDPPLTTIASDRPAMARAAVDLVLDDAVRVTGSRRERLKQFPSALVIRRSCGCR, from the coding sequence GTGGCCAAGGTGACGCGGGATGACGTGGCGCGACTTGCGGGTACCTCTACCGCCGTCGTGAGCTACGTCATCAACAACGGACCCCGGCCGGTTGCCCCGGCCACGCGCGAGCGTGTCCTCGCCGCGATCAAGGATCTGGGCTACCGCCCGGACCGGGTCGCGCAGGCGATGGCGTCGCGGCGCACCGACCTCATAGGCATGATCGTCCCCGACGCCCGTCAGCCGTTCTTCGCGGAGATGGCGCACGCGGTCGAACAGGCCGCCGCCGACCGCGGAAAGATGGTGCTGGTCGGCAACTCCGACTACCGCACCGAGCGCGAGGTCCACTACCTGCGGGCCTTCCTCGGCATGCGGGTCTCCGGCCTGATCCTGGTCAGCCAGGGCATGAGCGAGCAGGCCGCCTCGGAGATCGAGGCCTGGGACGCCCGGGTGGTGCTGCTGCACGAGCGCCCGGAGGCCATCGACGACGTCGCCGTCATCACGGACGACATCGGCGGGGCCCAGATGGCGACCCGGCACCTGCTGGAACACGGCCACGCGTACGTCGCCTGCATCGGCGGGGTCGAGAACACCCCGTCGGTCGGCGACCCGGTGGCCGACCACGTCGAGGGCTGGCGCCGGGCCATGCTGGAGTCCGGCCGCTCGACCGAAGGGCGCCTCATCGAGGCCCCGTACAACCGCTACGACGCGTACAAGGTCGCCCTGGATGTCCTGGCCCGACCGGACCGCCCGACGGCGATCTTCTGCGCCACGGACGACCAGGCCATCGGCGTGCTCCGGGCCGCGCGCGAGCTGCGCATCGACGTGCCCGGGGAACTGGCCGTGGCCGGCTTCGACGACGTCAAGGAGGCGGCCCTCACGGATCCGCCCCTGACCACCATCGCCTCGGACCGCCCGGCGATGGCCCGCGCGGCCGTGGACCTCGTCCTGGACGACGCCGTGCGGGTGACGGGCTCCCGGCGCGAGCGCCTGAAGCAGTTCCCGTCGGCCCTGGTGATCCGCCGCTCCTGCGGCTGCCGCTAG
- a CDS encoding S1C family serine protease, translated as MTESFRREGEYPQEHRPQPAPFGEDWQRGRDRLAQDTAAAAGSYPPPPSYPPAAPGWHEAHQPPVIQGETVPPAPVPAATATSGSGGWGTWGAAPHGPAHAASPAPRAKKPVALLAAVALAAAVVGGGTAAAVQQLMGTQNSAGGGVNGTNVSQSSNGTVSGVAEQVSPSVVRIDTRTASGQGTGSGIVVTADGEIVTNNHVVNGASEIEVTMSDGKKYKAKIVGTDPDKDLALIKLQGAGGLKPATFGNSDNVKVGDQVVAIGSPDRLTGTVTSGIVSALNRDVTVDKSEQRQSPQQGTGGWPFSFGGQQFNGRTGSDTATYKAIQTDASLNPGNSGGALVNMNGEIVGMPSAIYSPASDSSAAGSVGLGFAIPVNTIKADLDSLRKGGPGGNGSSDTGGSATNGYGTSY; from the coding sequence ATGACCGAGAGCTTCCGCCGCGAAGGCGAGTACCCCCAGGAACACCGCCCCCAGCCCGCGCCGTTCGGCGAGGACTGGCAGCGGGGACGTGACCGGCTGGCACAGGACACCGCGGCCGCCGCCGGGTCGTACCCGCCGCCGCCCTCCTACCCGCCCGCCGCACCCGGTTGGCACGAGGCGCACCAGCCCCCGGTGATCCAGGGCGAGACGGTCCCACCGGCACCGGTCCCGGCGGCGACAGCAACGAGCGGCTCCGGCGGCTGGGGCACCTGGGGTGCCGCCCCGCACGGGCCCGCCCACGCCGCCTCCCCCGCGCCCCGCGCCAAGAAGCCCGTAGCGCTGCTGGCCGCCGTGGCGCTCGCCGCGGCCGTGGTCGGCGGCGGCACCGCGGCCGCCGTCCAGCAGCTGATGGGCACCCAGAACAGCGCCGGCGGCGGCGTCAACGGCACCAACGTCTCGCAGTCGAGCAACGGCACCGTCTCCGGCGTCGCCGAGCAGGTCAGCCCCTCCGTGGTCCGCATCGACACCCGCACCGCCTCCGGTCAGGGCACCGGCTCCGGCATCGTCGTCACCGCCGACGGCGAGATCGTCACCAACAACCACGTCGTGAACGGCGCCTCCGAGATCGAGGTGACGATGAGCGACGGCAAGAAGTACAAGGCCAAGATCGTCGGCACCGACCCCGACAAGGACCTGGCCCTCATCAAGCTCCAGGGCGCCGGCGGCCTCAAGCCCGCCACCTTCGGCAACTCCGACAACGTCAAGGTCGGCGACCAGGTCGTCGCCATCGGCTCCCCCGACCGCCTCACCGGCACCGTCACCAGCGGCATCGTCTCGGCGCTGAACCGCGACGTCACCGTCGACAAGTCCGAGCAGCGCCAGTCCCCCCAGCAGGGCACCGGCGGCTGGCCGTTCTCCTTCGGCGGTCAGCAGTTCAACGGCAGGACCGGCTCGGACACCGCCACCTACAAGGCCATCCAGACGGACGCCTCCCTCAACCCCGGCAACTCCGGCGGCGCCCTCGTCAACATGAACGGCGAGATCGTCGGCATGCCCTCCGCGATCTACTCCCCCGCCAGTGACAGCTCCGCCGCCGGCAGCGTCGGCCTCGGCTTCGCCATCCCGGTCAACACGATCAAGGCCGACCTGGACTCCCTCCGCAAGGGCGGCCCCGGTGGCAACGGCTCCTCCGACACCGGCGGCTCCGCCACCAACGGCTACGGCACCTCGTACTAG
- a CDS encoding response regulator transcription factor, with the protein MNAEGEASRILVVDDEPAVREALRRSLAFEGYAVQTAVDGLDALDKAASYAPELIVLDIQMPRMDGLTAARRLRSSGSVTPILMLTARDTVGDRVTGLDAGADDYLVKPFELDELFARVRALLRRSSYAAPRPGAAEPEDALTFGDLRMDLATREVTRGGRPVELTRTEFTLLEMFLAHPRQVLTREQILKTVWGFDFEPSSNSLDVYVMYLRRKTEAGGEARVVHTVRGVGYVLRAGESGPE; encoded by the coding sequence ATGAATGCCGAAGGCGAAGCGTCACGGATCCTCGTCGTCGACGACGAGCCCGCCGTACGCGAGGCCCTGCGCCGCAGCCTCGCCTTCGAGGGATACGCCGTGCAGACCGCCGTCGACGGGCTCGACGCCCTCGACAAGGCGGCCTCGTACGCCCCCGAGCTGATCGTCCTGGACATCCAGATGCCCCGCATGGACGGTCTGACCGCGGCCCGCCGGCTGCGCTCCTCCGGCAGCGTCACCCCGATCCTGATGCTCACCGCCCGGGACACCGTCGGCGACCGCGTCACCGGCCTCGACGCGGGCGCCGACGACTACCTCGTCAAGCCGTTCGAGCTCGACGAGCTCTTCGCCCGCGTCCGCGCCCTGCTGCGCCGCAGCTCGTACGCCGCCCCGCGCCCCGGCGCGGCGGAGCCCGAGGACGCGCTGACCTTCGGCGACCTGCGCATGGACCTCGCGACCCGCGAGGTCACCCGGGGCGGGCGCCCGGTGGAGCTGACGCGTACGGAATTCACGCTGCTGGAGATGTTCCTGGCCCACCCGCGCCAGGTCCTGACCCGCGAGCAGATCCTCAAGACCGTCTGGGGCTTCGACTTCGAACCCAGCTCCAACTCCCTGGACGTGTACGTGATGTACCTGCGCCGCAAGACCGAGGCCGGCGGCGAAGCCCGCGTGGTCCACACCGTGCGCGGCGTGGGCTACGTACTGCGCGCCGGCGAGAGCGGGCCCGAGTGA
- a CDS encoding sensor histidine kinase: MSRFDPAARFRALPLRSRLALLVTVAVALAVAAVAAVSWVMVRAQLNDQLNRSLMATNPTDQVLRTLREGCALPAQTQPDIAGNLNATVQIVTADGKHCRVSGRTDLPVTETDKDIAAGRQAKALYDSSTADGVDMRVYTFTAQTQPGAPIFAISVAKPLADIEKPLSTLAWVLLLVSGIGVVGAGAAGLWVARTGLRPVDELTDAVEHIARTEDLTVRIPDEGEDEIARLSRSFNSMTAALASSQERQAQLIADAGHELRTPLTSLRTNIELLARSEETGRAIPPEDRKELLASVKAQMTELAALIGDLQELSRPDAASPGPLQVVALHEIAGAALSRARLRGPELTFTSDLRPWYVRGEAAALERAMVNVLDNAVKFSPPGGAVEVSLRAGALTVRDHGPGIPDEDLPHVFERFWRSPSARALPGSGLGLSIVARTAARAGGSAELRAAADGGPGTEAVLRIPGAPTPPPSDPSVVPDQ; the protein is encoded by the coding sequence GTGAGCCGGTTCGACCCGGCCGCCCGGTTCCGCGCCCTCCCGCTGCGCTCGCGCCTGGCGCTGCTGGTCACGGTGGCGGTCGCACTCGCCGTCGCCGCCGTCGCCGCCGTGTCCTGGGTGATGGTGCGGGCCCAGTTGAACGACCAGTTGAACCGGTCGCTGATGGCGACGAACCCGACCGACCAGGTGCTGCGCACCCTTCGGGAGGGCTGCGCGCTCCCCGCCCAGACGCAGCCGGACATCGCCGGAAACCTGAACGCGACGGTCCAGATCGTCACCGCCGACGGCAAGCACTGCCGGGTGAGCGGGCGGACCGACCTCCCGGTCACCGAGACCGACAAGGACATCGCCGCCGGCCGCCAGGCCAAGGCCCTTTACGACTCGAGCACGGCCGACGGCGTCGACATGCGCGTCTACACCTTCACCGCTCAGACCCAGCCCGGCGCCCCGATCTTCGCGATTTCCGTGGCGAAGCCGCTGGCCGACATCGAGAAGCCCCTCTCCACCCTGGCCTGGGTCCTGCTCCTCGTCTCCGGCATCGGAGTCGTCGGCGCGGGCGCCGCCGGTCTGTGGGTGGCCCGTACCGGGCTGCGGCCCGTCGACGAACTCACCGACGCCGTCGAGCACATCGCCCGTACCGAGGACCTCACCGTCCGCATCCCCGACGAGGGCGAAGACGAGATCGCCCGCCTCTCGCGGTCCTTCAACTCGATGACGGCCGCCCTCGCCTCCTCCCAGGAGCGGCAGGCCCAGCTGATCGCGGACGCCGGGCACGAGCTGCGCACCCCGCTCACCTCGCTCCGTACGAACATCGAGCTCCTCGCGCGGAGCGAGGAGACCGGCCGGGCCATCCCGCCCGAGGACCGCAAGGAGCTTCTCGCCTCGGTCAAGGCGCAGATGACGGAACTCGCCGCGCTGATCGGGGACCTCCAGGAGCTGTCCCGGCCGGACGCGGCCTCGCCGGGGCCGCTCCAGGTGGTGGCCCTGCACGAGATCGCCGGAGCCGCGCTGTCCCGGGCCCGGCTGCGCGGTCCGGAGCTGACCTTCACCTCGGACCTGCGGCCCTGGTACGTCCGGGGCGAGGCGGCCGCGCTGGAGCGGGCGATGGTCAACGTCCTGGACAACGCGGTGAAGTTCAGCCCGCCGGGCGGCGCGGTCGAGGTGTCCCTGCGGGCCGGCGCGCTGACCGTACGGGACCACGGGCCCGGCATCCCGGACGAGGACCTCCCGCACGTCTTCGAGCGGTTCTGGCGCTCCCCGTCGGCCCGCGCCCTGCCCGGGAGCGGGCTCGGCCTGTCGATCGTGGCCCGTACGGCGGCCCGGGCGGGCGGCAGTGCCGAGCTGCGGGCGGCGGCCGACGGCGGCCCGGGCACGGAGGCGGTGCTCCGCATCCCGGGGGCACCCACGCCACCGCCCTCGGATCCGTCAGTTGTGCCGGATCAGTGA
- a CDS encoding phosphatidylinositol-specific phospholipase C: MGSGLDRRAFLVGAMAAGAAIGLGAPPAAAAALGTQDWMTGLPDSTALQRMTIPGTHDSGARQGGLYVACQNTSIAEQLDSGIRFLDVRCRVTGGSFAIHHGSFYQGLMFGDVLVACANFLAAHPRETVLMRLKQEYSTDSDATFRAVFDDYLDHRGWRPLFRIADALPNLGQARGKVVLLADNGGLPGLRYGDGNVFDIQDDWNAEPFAKRGKIENHFRKAVQQPGRLFVNYTSTSAYMPPRWNSDRLNPQVHAFVDGGEMAGRTGLGIVPMDFPNTRSGLVASLIRHN; this comes from the coding sequence ATGGGCAGCGGACTGGACCGGCGGGCTTTTCTGGTCGGAGCGATGGCGGCCGGCGCCGCGATCGGGCTCGGCGCACCACCCGCCGCCGCGGCGGCACTCGGCACCCAGGACTGGATGACGGGCCTGCCCGACTCCACCGCCCTCCAGCGGATGACCATCCCCGGCACGCACGACTCCGGCGCCCGCCAGGGCGGGCTCTACGTGGCCTGCCAGAACACCTCGATCGCCGAGCAGCTCGACTCCGGCATCCGCTTCCTCGACGTCCGCTGCCGGGTGACGGGCGGCTCCTTCGCCATCCACCACGGCTCCTTCTACCAGGGCCTGATGTTCGGGGACGTCCTCGTCGCCTGCGCGAACTTCCTCGCCGCGCACCCCAGGGAGACCGTCCTGATGCGGCTCAAGCAGGAGTACTCGACGGACAGCGACGCGACGTTCCGCGCTGTCTTCGACGACTACCTCGACCACCGCGGCTGGCGCCCGCTCTTCCGGATCGCCGACGCGCTGCCGAACCTCGGACAGGCCCGCGGGAAGGTGGTCCTGCTCGCCGACAACGGCGGACTGCCGGGCCTGCGGTACGGGGACGGGAACGTCTTCGACATCCAGGACGACTGGAACGCCGAGCCCTTCGCCAAGCGCGGCAAGATCGAGAACCACTTCCGCAAGGCCGTCCAGCAGCCCGGCAGGCTCTTCGTGAACTACACGAGCACCTCGGCCTACATGCCGCCGCGGTGGAACTCCGACCGCCTCAACCCCCAGGTGCACGCCTTCGTCGACGGCGGGGAGATGGCGGGCCGCACCGGGCTCGGGATCGTCCCGATGGACTTCCCGAACACCCGGTCCGGCCTGGTCGCCTCACTGATCCGGCACAACTGA
- a CDS encoding TetR/AcrR family transcriptional regulator: MGNREDLLAGARRCLEEKGYLRTTVRDIATASQVSMAAIGYHFGSREALLNQALFAAMDEWAAGSGRLTGQGETAEARYADTWDRKIRDFGDTRWLWLANVEAFVHAQSSPELLAALAEGQRRSRRMVAAQLRGVSEDAVAEGDVRALGSLHIALLTGVMVQSLTDPEQAPTGPELAQGLRTMVELLEG, from the coding sequence ATGGGAAATCGCGAGGACCTGCTGGCCGGAGCCCGGCGCTGCCTGGAGGAGAAGGGCTATCTGCGGACGACCGTGCGCGATATCGCCACGGCCTCGCAGGTGAGCATGGCCGCGATCGGCTACCACTTCGGGTCCCGCGAGGCGCTGCTGAACCAGGCGCTCTTCGCGGCCATGGACGAGTGGGCGGCGGGCTCCGGCCGGCTCACCGGGCAGGGGGAAACCGCCGAGGCGCGGTACGCCGACACGTGGGACCGCAAGATCCGGGACTTCGGTGACACGCGCTGGCTGTGGCTCGCCAACGTCGAGGCCTTCGTGCACGCGCAGTCCTCGCCCGAACTGCTCGCCGCCCTGGCCGAGGGGCAGCGCCGCTCCCGGCGCATGGTGGCCGCGCAACTGCGCGGGGTGTCCGAGGACGCCGTCGCGGAGGGGGACGTACGGGCCCTGGGGTCGCTGCACATCGCGCTGCTGACCGGGGTGATGGTGCAGTCCCTGACCGACCCGGAGCAGGCGCCGACGGGGCCGGAGCTCGCCCAAGGGCTGCGCACCATGGTCGAGTTGCTGGAGGGGTAG
- a CDS encoding alpha/beta fold hydrolase, with product MRHELKIDDRTLSYLDFGGPGRPLLALHGGMSEGAAFTGLAAVLGDEWRVIAPDQRGHGDSDRAPDHSREGYVADAVALLDHLGIQTPVAVLGYSLGGLNAVHLAAAHPHRVGALIDVDATVTVHPARSDWFGFLRGMRYTAPTTEELLAAAGPVGAQFVAQALRPLPGGSGWRLPFHPQDQLDSIEACRGDHWDAWLASDCPALLVHGTRSEALPQEVADEMVSRRPGTSYAPLDGDHFVPFQDPQGFHEAVRKFLAGL from the coding sequence ATGCGCCACGAGCTGAAGATCGACGACCGCACCCTGTCCTACCTGGACTTCGGCGGCCCCGGCCGCCCGCTGCTCGCCCTGCACGGAGGCATGTCCGAAGGGGCCGCCTTCACCGGACTCGCCGCGGTCCTCGGCGACGAATGGCGGGTCATCGCCCCCGACCAGCGCGGCCACGGCGACTCCGACCGGGCTCCCGACCACAGCCGCGAGGGGTACGTCGCCGACGCCGTCGCCCTGCTCGACCACCTCGGCATCCAGACCCCGGTGGCCGTCCTCGGCTACAGCCTCGGCGGGCTCAACGCCGTCCACCTGGCCGCCGCCCACCCGCACCGGGTCGGCGCCCTCATCGACGTGGACGCCACCGTGACGGTCCACCCCGCGCGATCCGACTGGTTCGGCTTCCTCCGCGGCATGCGCTACACCGCGCCCACCACCGAGGAGCTGCTGGCCGCCGCCGGACCGGTGGGCGCCCAGTTCGTCGCGCAGGCGCTGCGGCCGCTCCCCGGGGGGTCGGGCTGGCGGCTGCCGTTCCACCCGCAGGACCAGCTCGACTCGATCGAAGCCTGCCGCGGCGACCACTGGGACGCCTGGCTCGCGAGCGACTGCCCGGCGCTGCTCGTCCACGGCACCCGCAGCGAGGCACTCCCGCAGGAGGTGGCCGACGAGATGGTCTCCCGGCGGCCCGGGACCTCGTACGCACCCCTGGACGGCGACCACTTCGTGCCCTTCCAGGACCCGCAGGGGTTCCACGAGGCGGTCCGGAAGTTCCTGGCCGGCCTTTAG
- a CDS encoding dihydrofolate reductase family protein, translating into MSQLLRVQNFNVSSDGFGAGEGQSLEKPFGHADPGELFAWAGATASWPNRTDPGGSRGLDDYLTRDFGNNIGAEIMGRNKFGPQRGPWQDHEWLGWWGEEPPFHTPVFVMTHHVRPSFTLSDTTFHFVDADPATVLEEARKAAEGKDVRLGGGATTIREFLDADLVDTLHVAVSPVRIGSGARLWESPDELLDRFHRDVVPSPSGVTHHLFWRK; encoded by the coding sequence GTGAGTCAGCTACTGAGGGTCCAGAACTTCAACGTCTCCAGCGACGGATTCGGGGCCGGCGAGGGCCAGAGCCTGGAGAAGCCGTTCGGCCACGCCGATCCCGGGGAGCTGTTCGCCTGGGCGGGCGCCACGGCGAGCTGGCCCAACCGCACCGACCCCGGGGGCAGCCGCGGCCTCGACGACTACTTGACGCGGGACTTCGGCAACAACATCGGTGCCGAGATCATGGGCCGCAACAAGTTCGGCCCGCAGCGCGGGCCCTGGCAGGACCACGAATGGCTCGGCTGGTGGGGCGAGGAGCCCCCCTTCCACACCCCGGTGTTCGTCATGACCCACCACGTGCGCCCCTCGTTCACGCTGTCCGACACCACCTTCCACTTCGTCGACGCCGACCCGGCCACCGTCCTCGAAGAGGCGCGGAAGGCGGCAGAGGGCAAGGACGTCCGGCTCGGCGGCGGGGCCACCACCATCCGCGAGTTCCTCGACGCCGACCTCGTCGACACCCTGCACGTGGCGGTCTCGCCGGTACGGATCGGATCCGGGGCGCGTCTCTGGGAGTCACCCGACGAGCTGCTCGACCGCTTCCACCGCGATGTCGTGCCCAGCCCGAGCGGCGTGACGCACCACCTGTTCTGGAGGAAGTGA
- a CDS encoding bifunctional metallophosphatase/5'-nucleotidase produces the protein MSATPQRHRRARRLTLSALAVTAGAGALVAAALPAGAASGGGASAKARTVDVQLLSFNDFHGTLEPPQGSSGNVSERQADGTTKAIPAGGVEFLATSLREARKGREYSVTAAAGDMIGGSPMLSGIFHDEPTIEALNKLDLDVTSVGNHEFDEGRAELRRMAYGGCHPVEGCYEYGKEFTGSEFKFLAANVTDEKTKRPMMNPTFIWKKGDVKIGFIGVTLEGTPDVVTAEGVKGLKFGDEVETINKYAAELNKQGVKSIVALIHEGGLPASGAYNYDCDVPGAGAGVSGAIVDIAKNVDVKVDALVTGHTHQAYACNIPDPAGNPRMVTSAASYGRLFTDTTLTYDRATKDIVRTPVTAPKPVNKVVTRDQPKAPDMTELVDRWKALAAPIANRPQGFISADIPGRGSEAPEKPLGDLIADAQLEALAPADKGGAQLAIMNPGGIRADLAYKAAGDEGDGVVTYGESYTVQPFNNMMNIVDLTGAQLITALQQQVTGPVNGVNPKILQVSKGFTYTLDMTKTGADRIVVDSVKLNGAAIDPAKTYRVAMNEFLAGGGDGFTVLKEHKNKLVGPSDLDCFNAYLMKSTAAAPIAPPAADRITVVK, from the coding sequence ATGTCAGCGACGCCACAACGGCACCGCCGAGCCCGCCGGTTGACCCTCTCCGCCCTCGCCGTCACCGCCGGGGCCGGAGCTCTGGTCGCCGCCGCACTTCCGGCCGGAGCCGCGAGTGGTGGCGGTGCGTCCGCCAAGGCCCGCACCGTCGACGTGCAGCTGCTGTCGTTCAACGACTTCCACGGCACGCTGGAGCCCCCGCAGGGCTCCTCCGGCAACGTGAGCGAGCGTCAGGCCGACGGCACCACCAAAGCCATACCCGCGGGCGGGGTCGAGTTCCTCGCGACCAGCCTGCGCGAGGCCCGCAAGGGCCGCGAGTACTCCGTCACGGCCGCGGCCGGTGACATGATCGGCGGCAGCCCGATGCTGTCGGGCATCTTCCACGACGAGCCGACCATCGAGGCGCTCAACAAGCTCGACCTGGACGTCACCAGCGTCGGCAACCACGAGTTCGACGAGGGCAGGGCCGAGCTGCGCCGCATGGCGTACGGCGGCTGCCACCCGGTCGAGGGCTGTTACGAGTACGGCAAGGAGTTCACGGGCTCCGAGTTCAAGTTCCTCGCCGCCAACGTCACGGACGAGAAGACCAAGCGTCCGATGATGAACCCCACCTTCATCTGGAAGAAGGGGGACGTGAAGATCGGCTTCATCGGCGTCACCCTGGAGGGCACTCCGGACGTCGTCACCGCCGAGGGCGTCAAGGGCCTGAAGTTCGGCGACGAGGTCGAGACGATCAACAAGTACGCCGCCGAGCTGAACAAGCAGGGCGTGAAGTCGATCGTCGCGCTGATCCACGAGGGCGGTCTGCCCGCGAGCGGCGCCTACAACTACGACTGCGACGTCCCGGGCGCCGGCGCCGGTGTCTCGGGCGCGATCGTGGACATCGCCAAGAACGTGGATGTCAAGGTCGACGCCCTGGTGACGGGCCACACGCACCAGGCCTACGCCTGCAACATCCCGGACCCGGCGGGCAACCCGCGCATGGTGACCTCCGCCGCCTCCTACGGCCGGCTGTTCACGGACACCACCCTCACTTACGACCGCGCGACCAAGGACATCGTCCGCACCCCGGTCACCGCGCCCAAGCCGGTCAACAAGGTCGTCACCCGGGACCAGCCCAAGGCCCCGGACATGACCGAGCTGGTCGACCGCTGGAAGGCGCTGGCGGCGCCGATCGCCAACCGCCCGCAGGGCTTCATCTCCGCCGACATCCCGGGCCGCGGCTCGGAGGCGCCGGAGAAGCCGCTGGGTGACCTGATCGCCGACGCGCAGCTGGAGGCCCTGGCCCCGGCCGACAAGGGCGGCGCGCAGCTGGCCATCATGAACCCGGGCGGCATCCGCGCCGACCTCGCCTACAAGGCGGCGGGCGACGAGGGCGACGGCGTGGTGACGTACGGCGAGTCCTACACGGTCCAGCCGTTCAACAACATGATGAACATCGTCGACCTGACCGGCGCGCAGCTGATCACCGCGCTCCAGCAGCAGGTCACCGGCCCGGTCAACGGGGTCAACCCGAAGATCCTGCAGGTGTCGAAGGGCTTCACGTACACCCTCGACATGACGAAGACCGGCGCGGACCGCATCGTCGTGGACTCGGTCAAGCTGAACGGCGCGGCGATCGACCCCGCCAAGACCTACCGGGTCGCGATGAACGAGTTCCTCGCGGGCGGCGGTGACGGCTTCACCGTTCTGAAGGAGCACAAGAACAAGCTGGTCGGCCCGTCCGACCTGGACTGCTTCAACGCCTACCTGATGAAGTCGACGGCCGCGGCCCCGATCGCCCCGCCGGCGGCGGACCGGATCACCGTCGTCAAGTAG